Proteins co-encoded in one Bacillus paramycoides genomic window:
- a CDS encoding DUF3923 family protein, which yields MKKRWISWWIGNIFWIIVFGIWAAIIWLRDVDGAGVIQTPEIKSISLIVLLIAFTIPVFFQIIWLIINLRMSKKNNYTI from the coding sequence ATGAAAAAACGATGGATTTCTTGGTGGATTGGTAACATATTTTGGATTATCGTTTTTGGAATATGGGCAGCTATTATTTGGCTACGAGATGTTGATGGTGCTGGTGTCATTCAAACACCCGAAATTAAATCAATATCACTTATCGTTTTATTAATCGCGTTTACCATACCGGTATTTTTTCAAATTATATGGCTAATCATTAATTTGAGGATGAGTAAAAAAAATAATTATACGATTTAG
- a CDS encoding DUF2179 domain-containing protein yields the protein MLQALLIFVLQIIYVPILTIRTILLVKNQTRSAAAVGLLEGAIYIVSLGIVFQDLSNWMNIVAYVIGFSAGLLLGGYIENKLAIGYITYQVSLLDRCNELVDELRHSGFGVTVFEGEGINSIRYRLDIVAKRSREKELLEIINEIAPKAFMSSYEIRSFKGGYLTKAMKKRALMKKKDHHVS from the coding sequence ATGTTACAAGCGCTACTTATTTTTGTGCTTCAAATTATTTACGTTCCCATTTTAACAATCCGTACGATTTTGCTTGTAAAGAATCAAACAAGATCCGCTGCTGCTGTTGGATTGTTAGAGGGAGCTATTTACATTGTCAGTTTAGGTATTGTGTTTCAAGATTTATCAAATTGGATGAACATCGTTGCCTATGTCATTGGCTTTAGTGCGGGACTGTTATTAGGCGGTTATATAGAGAATAAATTAGCAATTGGTTATATTACGTATCAAGTTAGTTTACTAGACCGTTGTAATGAATTAGTAGATGAATTACGTCACTCTGGATTTGGCGTTACAGTATTTGAAGGTGAAGGTATTAATTCTATACGTTATCGCTTAGATATCGTTGCAAAGCGTTCTAGAGAAAAAGAACTGTTAGAAATTATTAATGAAATTGCACCGAAAGCGTTTATGTCTTCTTATGAAATCCGTTCATTTAAAGGTGGATATTTAACGAAGGCGATGAAGAAAAGAGCGTTAATGAAGAAAAAAGATCATCATGTATCGTAA
- a CDS encoding ATP synthase subunit I yields the protein MIQTALRVYRLQLYVIFSGLLLMWTITPFGKQVTGFGIGLAVSAYCLWLLARRVEKLGKSIVMKEKAPGLGILNRFAAAILGAIIMYEIEHEMEMWAFGTGILGGHFLMIANLAYANMQLVKEEEKQREQASKNIEL from the coding sequence TTGATTCAAACAGCCTTACGTGTATATCGATTACAATTGTATGTGATCTTTAGTGGTTTACTACTTATGTGGACGATTACTCCGTTTGGAAAACAAGTAACAGGATTTGGTATCGGATTAGCTGTAAGTGCATATTGCCTTTGGTTATTAGCTCGCAGAGTGGAGAAACTCGGGAAAAGTATCGTAATGAAAGAAAAGGCTCCTGGATTAGGAATTTTAAATCGATTTGCAGCAGCCATATTAGGAGCTATCATTATGTATGAAATTGAGCATGAAATGGAAATGTGGGCATTCGGTACAGGCATTTTAGGTGGTCACTTTTTAATGATTGCGAATTTAGCTTATGCAAATATGCAGTTAGTGAAAGAAGAAGAGAAGCAAAGGGAACAGGCTTCGAAAAACATAGAGCTATGA
- a CDS encoding hemolysin family protein, translating to MEIFNLVMVAILIAFTGFFVAAEFAIVKVRSSRIDQLVAEGKRGALAAKKVTTNLDEYLSACQLGITVTAMGLGWLGEPTIEKLLHPLFEKWNLNPSISSVLTFGLAFMIMTYLHVVVGELAPKTMAIQKAERVTLLLAGPLMMFYKVMYPFIWVLNGSARVVTGLFGLKPASEHEVAHTEEELRLILSDSYESGEINQAEYKYVNNIFEFDNRIAKEIMVPRTEIVGFYLEDSVEEHMKVIQNERYTRYPIFGEDKDDIIGMVNVKDFFIRYMTEDQKDLSSIRSYMRPIIEVMETTPIHDLLLQMQKKRIPMAVLYDEYGGTAGIVTLEDILEEIVGEIRDEYDEDEAPPIQHVNEQHIIVDGKVLISEVKDLFGLHIEEDDVDTIGGWIMMQNHEIEEGQHVEAEGYEFKVLEKDAYQIKRVEIRKMEQEQEEEKAATV from the coding sequence TTGGAAATATTTAATTTAGTCATGGTTGCGATTTTAATCGCATTTACTGGATTTTTCGTAGCAGCAGAGTTTGCGATTGTAAAAGTACGTTCAAGTCGTATTGATCAGCTTGTTGCGGAAGGGAAACGCGGTGCTTTAGCAGCGAAAAAAGTAACAACAAATTTAGATGAATATTTATCTGCTTGTCAATTAGGTATTACAGTTACAGCTATGGGATTAGGTTGGTTAGGTGAACCGACAATCGAAAAGTTATTACATCCGTTATTTGAGAAATGGAACTTAAATCCTTCTATTTCATCAGTATTAACATTTGGTCTTGCTTTTATGATTATGACGTATTTACACGTTGTAGTAGGGGAATTAGCTCCGAAAACGATGGCAATTCAAAAGGCTGAAAGGGTAACGTTATTATTGGCAGGTCCATTAATGATGTTCTATAAAGTGATGTATCCATTTATTTGGGTATTGAACGGTTCAGCGCGTGTTGTAACTGGCTTATTCGGTTTAAAACCAGCTTCAGAACATGAAGTAGCTCATACAGAGGAAGAATTACGCCTTATCCTTTCAGATAGCTATGAAAGTGGCGAAATTAATCAGGCTGAATACAAGTATGTAAATAACATTTTTGAATTTGATAATCGTATTGCAAAAGAGATTATGGTACCGCGAACAGAAATCGTTGGTTTCTACCTGGAAGATTCAGTAGAAGAACACATGAAAGTAATCCAAAATGAGCGATACACACGTTATCCGATTTTTGGAGAAGATAAAGATGATATTATCGGTATGGTCAATGTAAAAGATTTCTTTATTCGATATATGACCGAGGATCAAAAAGATTTATCATCAATTCGCTCGTATATGCGTCCGATTATTGAAGTGATGGAAACGACTCCAATTCACGATCTATTACTTCAAATGCAGAAGAAGCGAATTCCGATGGCTGTTTTATATGATGAGTACGGAGGAACAGCTGGAATTGTAACGCTTGAGGACATCTTGGAGGAAATCGTCGGCGAAATTCGTGACGAATATGATGAAGATGAAGCACCACCAATTCAACATGTGAACGAGCAACATATCATTGTTGATGGAAAAGTGCTTATCTCAGAAGTGAAAGATTTATTTGGATTACACATTGAAGAAGATGATGTGGATACAATCGGTGGATGGATCATGATGCAAAATCATGAAATTGAAGAAGGACAACATGTTGAGGCGGAAGGTTATGAATTTAAAGTGTTAGAAAAAGACGCTTACCAAATTAAACGTGTTGAAATCCGTAAGATGGAACAAGAGCAAGAAGAAGAGAAAGCAGCAACTGTGTAA
- a CDS encoding MerR family transcriptional regulator, with amino-acid sequence MYRIGQLALMAHVSKRTIDYYTNLGILKAERSQSNYRYYDETAFETLQFIEKCKEMHMPLCEIKEKIEEKKKLLGINEHVSKQVNEVTDHIHRLEAELTELKPLLDGLTDSQREKISKSLSGQTTALIQTLALLL; translated from the coding sequence GTGTATCGAATCGGACAGTTGGCTCTCATGGCTCACGTGTCGAAACGAACGATTGATTATTATACGAATCTAGGTATCTTAAAAGCGGAGCGATCTCAATCTAATTATCGCTATTACGATGAAACAGCATTTGAGACATTACAATTTATTGAGAAGTGCAAAGAAATGCATATGCCGCTTTGTGAGATTAAAGAGAAAATCGAGGAGAAGAAGAAGCTGCTCGGTATCAATGAACACGTTTCGAAACAAGTGAATGAAGTGACAGACCATATTCATCGATTAGAAGCAGAGTTAACGGAGTTAAAGCCGCTTTTAGATGGATTGACTGATTCACAACGTGAAAAAATATCGAAATCTTTATCTGGTCAAACGACAGCTTTAATACAGACACTTGCTCTATTATTATAG
- a CDS encoding glycosyltransferase family 2 protein, which translates to MQLEEIKITRTVISHFYNEEYLLPWWLMHHTKIFDHGILINRGSTDRSVEICKLFAPNWEVRNSRFLDFDPTNTDIEVMEIEREVSGWKIVLNTTEFLCCNNVEEFFSSLHTLGQNMYAIRMIVMIDKHDYNYSKLRYSIPLVEQRYHGLFPYKPEIGCAWRFIHNHLDGAYLPGRHFTRHQPIIYNSPSFIFKFYFSPWNEHTKARKLQITPTLSKKGVRLGLQKQYGRSSEELEARFLMLTNSTQDLRNHPEYQQLFHIFKP; encoded by the coding sequence ATGCAATTGGAGGAGATTAAAATCACTAGGACAGTTATCTCTCACTTTTATAACGAGGAGTATTTATTACCATGGTGGCTTATGCACCACACAAAAATATTCGATCACGGTATTTTAATTAATAGAGGTTCTACAGATCGTTCAGTTGAAATTTGCAAATTATTTGCTCCCAACTGGGAAGTACGAAATTCAAGATTCCTTGATTTCGATCCCACTAATACTGATATTGAGGTAATGGAAATTGAAAGAGAAGTTTCAGGTTGGAAAATTGTATTAAATACTACAGAATTTCTTTGTTGTAATAATGTAGAAGAATTTTTCTCATCACTTCATACGTTAGGCCAAAATATGTATGCGATTAGAATGATTGTCATGATTGATAAGCATGATTACAATTATTCAAAACTAAGATATTCCATTCCTTTAGTAGAACAACGATATCACGGGCTCTTTCCTTATAAACCAGAAATCGGCTGTGCCTGGAGATTTATACACAACCATCTTGATGGCGCATATTTACCAGGCAGACATTTTACGCGGCACCAACCTATCATTTATAACTCCCCTTCATTCATTTTTAAATTTTATTTTAGCCCTTGGAACGAACATACAAAGGCAAGAAAATTACAAATTACACCCACCCTCTCAAAAAAGGGCGTTCGCTTAGGACTTCAAAAACAATATGGTCGGTCCTCTGAAGAACTCGAAGCTCGATTTTTAATGTTAACTAATTCAACACAGGATCTACGTAATCACCCTGAGTATCAACAATTATTCCACATATTCAAACCTTAA
- the rfbF gene encoding glucose-1-phosphate cytidylyltransferase, with amino-acid sequence MKAVILAGGYGTRIGEETHLKPKPMIEIGTKPILWHIMSLYSHYGITEFIICLGYKGYAIKEFFLNYNLHMSDFTIHLRDNTITSHSHRVEPWKVTLIDTGVNTETGGRVKKIQNFVGDEPFCLTYGDGLSNVNIKELIAFHKKHGKMATVTAVQPPGRFGSLILDKQSVTSFQEKPLGDGGWVNGGFFVLNPDVFNYISGDKSVFETDTLVQLVNKNELAAYQHTGFWHPMDTLRDKNKLVELWESNNAPWKVW; translated from the coding sequence ATGAAAGCTGTTATTCTTGCTGGTGGATATGGGACAAGGATTGGGGAAGAAACACATTTAAAACCGAAACCTATGATTGAAATTGGAACAAAGCCTATTTTATGGCACATTATGAGTTTGTATAGCCATTACGGCATTACAGAGTTTATTATTTGCTTAGGGTATAAAGGATATGCAATTAAAGAGTTCTTTCTAAATTACAATCTACACATGTCAGATTTCACGATACATTTAAGGGATAATACAATTACTAGCCATTCTCATCGTGTAGAACCGTGGAAAGTTACACTAATCGATACTGGTGTAAATACCGAAACAGGAGGACGAGTGAAAAAGATTCAAAATTTTGTTGGAGACGAACCTTTCTGTCTCACTTATGGCGATGGATTAAGTAACGTAAATATAAAAGAACTTATTGCATTTCATAAAAAACATGGAAAAATGGCAACAGTTACCGCCGTACAACCTCCTGGTAGATTCGGTTCTCTCATATTAGATAAACAGTCAGTAACATCCTTTCAAGAGAAGCCACTCGGGGATGGTGGCTGGGTTAACGGTGGTTTTTTCGTTTTAAATCCTGATGTTTTTAATTATATTAGTGGCGATAAGTCTGTTTTCGAAACAGACACTTTAGTTCAGCTAGTAAACAAAAACGAATTGGCCGCATATCAACATACTGGTTTTTGGCATCCGATGGATACATTGCGCGATAAAAATAAATTAGTCGAGCTATGGGAAAGTAATAACGCTCCGTGGAAGGTTTGGTAG
- the rfbG gene encoding CDP-glucose 4,6-dehydratase, producing MASSSFWNKKKVFITGHTGFKGSWLTLFLTSLGAEVIGYSYQLPSNPSLFEQGNVANECTSIHGDITDYDSLFHALKQHNPDILFHLAAQPIVTTSYKNPIETFKTNVLGTVHVLEAAKQIKSIRGIINVTSDKCYENDGSGNRAFVESDRLGGFDPYSASKACAELVATSYQKSFFRTNTLNLASVRAGNVIGGGDWANDRLFPDVIRAYLQNATLNIRNKNAIRPWQHVLDPLHGYILLAEKLWQDAACAAAWNFGPMNEPNRTVHDVIQCIMNLWNQPLTVLSPHTTTPYEAPILTLDSTKAVNKLGWTPKLSTDHSITWTVDWYKKYASGENMESFTRQQIDAFKNL from the coding sequence ATGGCTTCATCATCTTTTTGGAATAAGAAAAAAGTATTTATTACGGGACATACTGGATTTAAAGGCTCATGGCTCACCCTTTTTTTAACTTCTTTAGGCGCAGAAGTAATCGGATACTCCTATCAACTCCCCTCTAATCCTAGCCTTTTTGAACAAGGTAATGTAGCAAATGAGTGCACATCAATTCATGGCGACATTACAGATTACGATTCTTTATTCCATGCCCTAAAGCAACATAACCCTGATATACTATTTCATTTAGCAGCCCAGCCGATCGTTACTACTTCCTATAAAAATCCTATTGAAACATTTAAAACGAATGTTTTAGGTACTGTTCATGTATTAGAAGCGGCAAAACAGATAAAAAGTATACGCGGCATCATTAATGTTACAAGCGATAAATGCTATGAAAATGATGGGAGCGGTAACCGTGCATTCGTGGAAAGCGACCGACTAGGAGGTTTCGACCCTTATAGTGCCAGTAAAGCTTGCGCTGAACTAGTGGCAACATCCTATCAAAAATCATTCTTCCGCACTAACACTCTGAATCTTGCCTCAGTAAGAGCTGGTAACGTTATCGGCGGCGGTGATTGGGCAAATGACCGATTATTCCCAGATGTCATTCGTGCATATTTACAAAATGCTACGTTAAATATTAGAAACAAAAACGCTATTCGCCCGTGGCAACACGTATTAGATCCTTTACACGGCTATATACTTTTAGCTGAAAAACTTTGGCAAGACGCCGCATGTGCAGCGGCGTGGAATTTCGGCCCGATGAATGAACCTAATAGAACAGTTCATGATGTCATTCAATGTATCATGAACTTGTGGAATCAACCATTAACAGTCCTTTCTCCTCATACAACTACGCCTTATGAAGCACCAATTTTAACACTTGATAGTACAAAAGCAGTAAATAAACTCGGTTGGACTCCTAAGTTATCAACAGATCATTCTATCACTTGGACTGTTGATTGGTACAAAAAATATGCATCTGGTGAAAATATGGAATCTTTCACGCGACAACAAATCGATGCATTCAAAAATTTATAA
- a CDS encoding class I SAM-dependent methyltransferase, which yields MEQKKCRFCHSLLTNTFLDLGVSPLANSFVVPEHSYKMEPFYPLHTFVCPSCLLVQLDEFESPHNIFHDYLYFSSYSSSWLLHAKQYVEMAIKRFNLTNHSKVIEIASNDGYLLQYFQKEHIETLGIEPAKNVAEIAIQKGIPTEVNFFSNDLAKKLPQADLIIANNVLAHVPNLHDFVAGLKTLLKQDGTITIEFPHLLNLISFKQFDTIYHEHFSYFSLISLQKVLAHHHLQIVDVKELATHGGSLRIFVKHHSDTSTIHSSVTKLIQKEVDHGLNTLECYLLFSKRIEQLKINILQFFIEAKALNKQIIGYGAPAKGNTLLNYCGIGKEFLAYTVDKNPHKQNLLLPGTRIPIKSPEEIKRTKPDYILILPWNLKDEIMKECSFIREWGGKFLVTIPEVEVIEP from the coding sequence ATGGAACAGAAAAAATGCCGTTTTTGCCACTCATTACTAACAAATACTTTTTTAGATTTAGGTGTTTCCCCTCTCGCAAACTCATTTGTCGTTCCAGAACACTCATATAAAATGGAACCATTTTATCCGCTGCACACGTTTGTCTGTCCCTCTTGTTTACTTGTACAATTAGATGAATTTGAATCTCCTCACAATATTTTTCATGACTATTTATACTTCAGTTCTTACTCATCAAGCTGGCTACTACACGCTAAGCAATATGTAGAAATGGCAATTAAGCGTTTTAACTTAACAAACCATTCAAAAGTAATTGAAATCGCGAGTAACGATGGGTACTTATTACAATACTTTCAAAAAGAACATATCGAAACGTTAGGAATTGAACCAGCAAAAAATGTAGCAGAAATCGCTATCCAAAAAGGAATTCCTACTGAAGTGAACTTTTTCAGCAATGACTTAGCAAAAAAATTACCACAAGCTGATTTAATCATCGCAAATAACGTATTGGCACACGTCCCGAACTTACATGATTTTGTCGCTGGTTTAAAAACGTTATTAAAACAAGACGGAACAATAACAATTGAATTCCCACACTTATTAAATCTCATATCCTTTAAACAGTTTGATACGATCTACCATGAGCACTTCTCCTATTTCTCACTTATAAGTCTTCAAAAAGTTTTAGCTCATCATCATTTACAAATTGTCGATGTAAAAGAGCTTGCAACGCACGGTGGTTCCTTACGTATTTTTGTAAAACATCATAGTGACACATCCACTATCCATTCCAGTGTTACAAAATTAATCCAAAAAGAAGTAGATCACGGGCTAAATACATTAGAATGTTATCTACTTTTTTCTAAACGCATCGAGCAATTGAAAATAAATATTTTACAGTTTTTTATCGAAGCAAAAGCTTTAAACAAACAAATTATCGGTTACGGTGCGCCAGCTAAAGGAAACACCCTTTTAAATTATTGCGGAATAGGAAAAGAATTTTTAGCTTATACAGTAGATAAAAACCCTCACAAACAAAATCTCCTACTACCAGGAACACGCATTCCAATAAAATCTCCAGAAGAAATAAAGCGTACAAAACCTGATTACATTCTCATACTCCCTTGGAATTTGAAAGATGAAATTATGAAAGAATGCTCTTTCATTCGTGAATGGGGCGGCAAATTTTTAGTAACAATTCCAGAAGTTGAGGTCATTGAGCCATGA